A single genomic interval of Campylobacter concisus harbors:
- the neuB gene encoding N-acetylneuraminate synthase produces MSNSVFIIAEAGVNHNGDINLAKKLIDVAVKAGADAVKFQTFKAQNLVSKNAQKASYQKETTDKNESQFEMIKKLELDENTHKELIAYCKKKNITFLSTPFDSDSIKLLDELGLDTFKVPSGEITNLPYLKQIGGLNKKIILSTGMANLGEVESAIEVLIKSGTKRENISLLHANTQYPTPMEDVNLKAMITLKNAFGLEVGYSDHTLGIEVDIAAVAMGAKIIEKHFTLDKNMPGPDHKASLEPDELVAMVRAIRNIELALGDGLKHFSKSESENIKIARKSIVAKCDIKKGEVFSEQNICVKRPGDGINPMRWDEVIGKISQKDYKQDDLI; encoded by the coding sequence ATGTCAAATAGTGTTTTTATCATAGCTGAAGCTGGGGTTAACCACAATGGTGATATAAATTTAGCTAAAAAGCTGATCGACGTGGCAGTCAAAGCTGGCGCTGACGCGGTAAAATTTCAAACCTTTAAGGCTCAAAATCTTGTTTCAAAAAACGCACAAAAGGCTAGCTATCAAAAAGAAACTACCGATAAAAATGAAAGCCAGTTTGAGATGATAAAAAAGCTTGAACTGGATGAGAACACACATAAAGAGCTTATAGCCTATTGCAAGAAAAAAAATATCACATTTCTCTCAACTCCTTTTGATAGCGACAGCATAAAGCTTCTTGATGAGCTTGGGCTTGACACATTTAAAGTCCCAAGCGGCGAGATAACAAATTTACCTTATCTTAAGCAGATAGGCGGCTTAAATAAAAAGATCATTCTCTCAACTGGCATGGCAAATTTAGGTGAGGTAGAATCCGCGATAGAAGTACTTATAAAAAGTGGCACGAAACGTGAAAACATAAGTCTTCTTCATGCAAATACGCAGTATCCAACACCGATGGAGGATGTAAATTTAAAAGCGATGATAACACTGAAAAATGCCTTTGGTCTTGAGGTCGGATATAGCGATCATACGCTTGGCATTGAGGTCGATATCGCAGCGGTTGCCATGGGTGCAAAGATCATAGAAAAGCACTTTACTCTTGATAAAAATATGCCCGGACCTGACCACAAGGCTAGCCTTGAGCCAGATGAGCTAGTGGCGATGGTTAGAGCTATTAGAAATATAGAACTAGCGCTTGGAGACGGACTAAAGCACTTTAGTAAAAGCGAGAGCGAAAATATCAAAATAGCTAGAAAGTCGATCGTAGCAAAGTGTGATATAAAAAAAGGTGAAGTCTTTAGCGAACAAAATATCTGTGTAAAACGCCCGGGAGACGGCATAAATCCTATGAGATGGGATGAGGTGATCGGAAAAATTTCACAAAAAGATTACAAGCAAGATGATCTGATATGA